From Lysobacter auxotrophicus, the proteins below share one genomic window:
- a CDS encoding dicarboxylate/amino acid:cation symporter has translation MSHVSLPEARMPAKGMPLHIKVLLGFIAGAVLGLFAHFIAPGSPFVLGAVSYVAQPIGQIFLALLFMLVLPLMFSALVLGVAELGDVASLGRLGWRTLIYTAVVTLIAVAIGLLMVNLIGPGHGLDRGMLDQAMAQGAQKAGEIAATGQQLDFMKMLLGIVPKNVLAAAVDDKQKLGVMFFALMLGIGLVMTPSPHTQAFKNAVQGLFEICMRLIGMIIKLAPYAVACLMFALCAQFGWELLLVLGKFALTVVLAIAVHMFIVLPLWVKFAGGMSPRAFFRGSQEALLTAFATASSTGTLPVTLRVAEQNLKLPRKVARFVLTVGASANHHGTALFEGITVLFLAQAFGVELTLMHQVMVLGLCLLGGIGTAGVPAGSLPVIAMICAVLGIPAEGVGIILGVDRFLDMCRTALNVTGDLATAVVVANRSGDVAESDVVLPAEVAPEAAS, from the coding sequence ATGAGCCACGTCAGCCTGCCCGAAGCCCGAATGCCGGCGAAGGGGATGCCCCTCCACATCAAGGTGTTGCTGGGCTTCATCGCAGGCGCGGTGCTCGGCCTGTTCGCGCATTTCATCGCGCCGGGTTCGCCCTTCGTGCTCGGTGCGGTGAGCTACGTCGCGCAGCCGATCGGCCAGATCTTCCTGGCGCTGCTCTTCATGCTGGTGCTGCCGCTGATGTTCTCGGCGCTGGTGCTGGGCGTGGCGGAACTCGGCGACGTCGCAAGCCTCGGCCGACTGGGCTGGCGCACGCTGATCTACACCGCGGTGGTCACGCTGATCGCGGTGGCCATCGGCCTGCTGATGGTGAACCTCATCGGCCCGGGCCACGGGCTGGATCGCGGCATGCTCGACCAGGCCATGGCGCAGGGCGCGCAGAAGGCGGGCGAGATCGCCGCCACCGGCCAGCAGCTGGACTTCATGAAGATGCTGCTGGGCATCGTGCCGAAGAACGTGCTCGCCGCCGCGGTCGACGACAAGCAGAAGCTGGGCGTGATGTTCTTCGCGCTGATGCTCGGCATCGGCCTGGTGATGACGCCCAGCCCGCACACGCAGGCGTTCAAGAACGCGGTGCAGGGCCTGTTCGAGATCTGCATGCGCCTGATCGGCATGATCATCAAGCTCGCCCCCTACGCGGTGGCGTGCCTGATGTTCGCGCTGTGCGCGCAGTTCGGCTGGGAACTGCTGCTGGTGCTGGGCAAGTTCGCGCTGACGGTCGTGCTCGCCATCGCCGTGCACATGTTCATCGTGCTGCCGCTGTGGGTGAAGTTCGCCGGCGGCATGAGCCCGCGCGCGTTCTTCCGCGGCAGCCAGGAAGCGCTGCTGACCGCGTTCGCCACCGCGTCCTCGACCGGCACGCTGCCGGTGACGCTGCGCGTGGCCGAGCAGAACCTCAAGCTGCCGCGCAAGGTCGCGCGCTTCGTGCTCACGGTCGGCGCGTCGGCGAACCACCACGGCACGGCGCTGTTCGAAGGCATCACGGTGCTGTTCCTCGCGCAGGCGTTCGGCGTGGAACTGACGCTGATGCACCAGGTGATGGTGCTGGGCCTGTGCCTGCTGGGCGGCATCGGCACGGCGGGCGTGCCGGCCGGCTCGCTGCCGGTGATCGCGATGATCTGCGCCGTGCTCGGCATTCCGGCCGAAGGCGTGGGCATCATCCTCGGTGTGGACCGCTTCCTCGATATGTGCCGCACCGCGCTCAATGTCACGGGCGATCTGGCCACCGCCGTCGTCGTGGCGAACCGCAGCGGCGACGTGGCCGAAAGCGACGTCGTCCTGCCGGCCGAAGTCGCGCCGGAAGCGGCGAGCTGA
- a CDS encoding DUF58 domain-containing protein — translation MPTPTPPRDETTGNGVVPTLPELVALRQAVAGRRPAQRGRFGVSGHALSPLRGRGMEYAESREYVAGDDARHIDWRLTARTGRAHTKLFQAERERLSLIVADTSPSLYFGTRVRFKSVQAARAGAVAAWSAVRDGDRIAALRGSQREAPIAPASGPRGALRVLDALTRWYAQPPEDDAGLGVALDHAQRLLRPGSRLVVLADPASVAALPAQRWPALSHHHEVIVLLLTDPLEIAPPKASLPFLGNGGERDVHRIDVDLSVAAQRQAWRNEFGRPLDAALAQLPARGVRVQALSTDAESASWLPLLGRNRPLVA, via the coding sequence GTGCCCACGCCCACGCCCCCTCGCGATGAAACCACCGGCAACGGCGTCGTGCCGACGCTGCCGGAACTGGTCGCGTTGCGACAGGCCGTCGCCGGTCGACGCCCCGCACAGCGCGGGCGCTTCGGGGTGAGCGGGCATGCGCTGTCGCCGTTGCGTGGCCGCGGCATGGAGTACGCCGAATCGCGCGAATACGTGGCCGGCGACGACGCGCGCCACATCGACTGGCGACTCACCGCGCGCACCGGTCGCGCGCACACCAAGCTGTTCCAGGCCGAGCGCGAACGCCTGAGCCTGATCGTGGCCGACACCTCGCCGTCGCTGTATTTCGGTACGCGCGTGCGTTTCAAGTCGGTGCAGGCGGCGCGCGCCGGGGCGGTCGCCGCGTGGTCGGCCGTGCGCGATGGCGATCGCATCGCCGCGTTGCGCGGCAGCCAGCGCGAAGCCCCGATCGCGCCCGCGTCCGGCCCGCGCGGCGCGCTGCGCGTGCTAGATGCGCTCACGCGCTGGTACGCGCAGCCGCCGGAAGACGATGCCGGCCTTGGCGTCGCGCTCGACCACGCGCAGCGCCTGCTGCGTCCGGGCTCACGCCTGGTCGTGCTCGCCGATCCGGCGAGCGTCGCCGCCTTGCCGGCGCAGCGATGGCCCGCGCTGTCGCACCATCACGAAGTCATCGTGCTGCTGCTGACCGATCCGCTGGAGATCGCACCGCCGAAGGCGTCGCTGCCCTTCCTCGGGAACGGCGGCGAGCGCGACGTGCACCGCATCGACGTCGACCTCTCGGTCGCCGCGCAGCGGCAGGCGTGGCGCAATGAATTCGGGCGTCCGCTCGACGCCGCGCTGGCGCAGCTGCCTGCACGCGGCGTGCGCGTGCAGGCGTTGTCCACGGACGCGGAGAGCGCGTCGTGGCTGCCGCTGCTCGGCCGCAACCGGCCGCTGGTGGCGTGA
- a CDS encoding VWA domain-containing protein, translating into MNPFADLSLASLHLLRPQWLWALLALPLLFGLWRVRRRRASVWRENVDAHLLPHLLVERGGARVRWGAWLASLAYVLAVIALAGPSWRQSPQPLWQSRTPLVVAVDLSGAALAADLPPSRLAQSRAKLSTLLRERQGGQVALVAFADDAFTVAPLTEDAANVALFLDALSPDVMPVDGQRADRAIGGAVQLLKQSGFDRGRILLMTDHAGDGANEAASAAAKQGFRVDVLGVGAEAGAPYRRGDGTFANARLDESSLRGLASAGNGRYARIAVDDSDLRALGVLDPTDTDDATRVDGQRGHAWQDEGYWLLPPLMLLALFAFRRRTALAMIAMCVLWTPVKAADLWRRADQIEHAHVAQGNEAFRRGDFNSAAQAYQSADSADAHYNRGNALAKAGQYPQAIAAYDEALKRQPGMPDAIANKRAVQAAMQRKPPQGGGGGQSKDQSKQDQKPDQKPQPGQGQPRPQPQQDKSQAPQPTQDPQQDQQPQSEPQSADAQKQREADAAQRQRMQQALQQQGQAKPQQPEPSRNETPQQREQRLANEAWLRRVPDDPGGLLREKFRIEHERRSHGGEGNE; encoded by the coding sequence ATGAACCCGTTCGCCGACCTCTCGCTCGCCTCGCTGCACCTGCTGCGCCCGCAGTGGTTGTGGGCGTTGCTCGCGTTGCCGTTGCTGTTCGGGTTGTGGCGCGTGCGGCGACGTCGCGCCAGCGTGTGGCGCGAGAACGTCGATGCGCATCTGCTGCCGCACCTGCTCGTCGAACGCGGGGGCGCGCGCGTGCGATGGGGCGCATGGCTCGCTTCGCTTGCCTACGTGCTGGCCGTGATCGCATTGGCGGGGCCGAGTTGGCGCCAGAGCCCGCAGCCGCTGTGGCAGAGCCGCACGCCGCTGGTGGTCGCGGTCGATCTGTCCGGCGCCGCGCTCGCGGCCGATCTTCCGCCCTCGCGCCTGGCGCAGTCGCGCGCGAAGCTGTCCACGCTGCTGCGCGAGCGCCAGGGCGGGCAGGTCGCGCTCGTCGCCTTCGCCGATGACGCGTTCACCGTCGCGCCGCTCACCGAGGACGCGGCGAACGTGGCGCTGTTCCTCGATGCGCTGTCGCCCGACGTGATGCCCGTCGATGGGCAACGCGCCGATCGCGCGATCGGGGGGGCGGTGCAGTTGTTGAAGCAATCCGGTTTCGATCGCGGGCGCATCCTGCTGATGACCGACCACGCCGGCGACGGCGCGAACGAGGCCGCATCCGCTGCAGCGAAGCAGGGCTTTCGCGTCGACGTGCTCGGCGTGGGCGCCGAAGCCGGTGCGCCGTATCGCCGCGGCGACGGCACGTTCGCGAACGCGCGCCTCGACGAGTCCTCGTTGCGTGGCCTCGCGTCAGCAGGCAACGGCCGCTATGCGCGCATCGCCGTCGACGATAGCGACCTGCGCGCGCTGGGCGTGCTCGATCCGACCGACACCGACGACGCCACGCGCGTGGACGGACAGCGCGGGCACGCGTGGCAGGACGAAGGCTACTGGCTGCTGCCGCCGCTGATGCTGCTGGCGTTGTTCGCATTCCGGCGTCGTACGGCGCTGGCGATGATCGCGATGTGCGTGCTGTGGACGCCGGTGAAGGCCGCCGACCTGTGGCGTCGCGCCGACCAGATCGAACACGCGCACGTCGCGCAGGGCAACGAGGCGTTCCGTCGCGGCGATTTCAACTCGGCGGCGCAGGCGTACCAGTCCGCCGACAGCGCCGATGCGCACTACAACCGCGGCAACGCGCTGGCGAAGGCGGGACAGTATCCGCAGGCGATCGCCGCGTACGACGAAGCGCTCAAGCGCCAGCCCGGCATGCCCGACGCGATCGCCAACAAGCGCGCGGTGCAGGCGGCGATGCAACGCAAGCCGCCGCAGGGCGGTGGGGGCGGGCAGTCGAAAGATCAGTCAAAGCAGGATCAGAAGCCCGACCAGAAGCCGCAGCCGGGGCAGGGGCAACCCAGGCCGCAGCCGCAGCAGGACAAGTCGCAGGCGCCGCAACCGACGCAAGACCCGCAACAGGACCAGCAGCCGCAATCCGAGCCGCAATCGGCCGACGCGCAGAAGCAGCGCGAGGCCGACGCTGCGCAGCGGCAGCGCATGCAGCAGGCGCTCCAGCAGCAGGGGCAGGCGAAACCGCAGCAGCCCGAGCCGTCGCGCAACGAAACCCCGCAGCAGCGCGAGCAGCGGCTGGCGAACGAGGCGTGGCTGCGTCGCGTGCCGGACGATCCGGGCGGCCTGCTGCGCGAGAAATTCCGCATCGAGCACGAGCGCCGCAGCCATGGCGGCGAGGGCAACGAATGA
- a CDS encoding DUF4381 domain-containing protein, whose translation MAAPASLVLRDIHATTAPSWWPPAPGWWILAGVLVAAIVLVAWWRARVRRRRAAVVALFDREVDAASTPPQQVAAMSELLRRAARRHDANADTLQGEQWLRHLDAATATNKRKAPTRTDFSEGPGRLLLDGGFRREVDPADVAALRALARERFLRWMGAGR comes from the coding sequence ATGGCGGCGCCTGCTTCGCTCGTGTTGCGCGACATCCATGCCACGACGGCCCCGTCGTGGTGGCCGCCCGCGCCGGGCTGGTGGATCCTCGCCGGCGTCCTCGTCGCGGCCATCGTGCTGGTCGCCTGGTGGCGTGCGCGGGTGCGTCGTCGACGCGCCGCGGTCGTCGCGTTGTTCGATCGCGAAGTCGATGCCGCATCGACGCCGCCGCAGCAGGTCGCGGCGATGTCCGAACTGCTGCGTCGCGCGGCGCGCCGGCACGATGCGAACGCCGACACGTTGCAGGGCGAGCAGTGGCTGCGCCATCTCGACGCCGCCACGGCGACGAACAAGCGCAAGGCGCCCACACGCACAGACTTCTCCGAAGGTCCCGGCCGGTTGCTGCTGGACGGCGGCTTCCGCCGCGAGGTCGATCCCGCCGATGTCGCCGCACTTCGCGCGCTGGCACGCGAGCGTTTCCTGCGCTGGATGGGCGCCGGCCGGTGA
- a CDS encoding BatD family protein: MNVANLLPSRTLPSRLFARVTLLLLLALASLEAAAQVRAWLDRDRIGMGETVTLNIESTAATTSTEPDYAPLLTDFFVSGRTSRREFVMGTGGSTVRTLYAVALRPRRDGLVTVPALNVGSLRTQPIALTVAPAATTAPTRTEDVFIESEADDPDPYVQQSVGWVVRLYSATPLISGQLDQDAPDGASLQRVGDDAQYQRDIGGRRYHVVERRFLLVPERSGVLTVPPARFEGRGAGGFFDDLLGGGRGGALEAQGTPRKLDVQPAPANAPQPWLPLQNLTLRYQSTPQELRVGNAATVTVEALADGATAAQMPELQLPPIDGVQVFAEPVQADERFVDGRPRVKLTRRFSLVPAREGKADMAGLQLRWWDVRAGQAETSSLPPLSWTVLPGTTPGAPNAPAAPASATGTDIATPTGDAHTAPPMARFTDLGGANKAWVLAAVLFAALWLFTLLWGLNRGEGAKAATKSQGDAPSPPQGGGHVDLKRLIDRGDLGDVADALCAMAHPPARDLDEARARLADADQRDAVDELQRARWGGGSAVTAREALRRAFAKGPTWRSVPARTVSPLPPLYPGGGPAPGS; the protein is encoded by the coding sequence ATGAACGTCGCGAACCTGCTTCCGTCACGGACGCTTCCGTCCCGCCTGTTCGCGCGCGTGACGCTGTTGTTGCTGCTCGCGCTCGCCAGCCTCGAGGCGGCCGCGCAGGTGCGCGCGTGGCTCGATCGCGACCGCATCGGCATGGGCGAAACGGTCACGCTCAACATCGAAAGCACCGCGGCCACCACCTCGACCGAACCCGATTACGCGCCGCTGCTCACCGACTTCTTCGTCAGCGGGCGCACGAGCCGGCGCGAGTTCGTGATGGGCACCGGTGGCAGCACCGTGCGCACGCTGTACGCCGTCGCGCTGCGACCGCGCCGCGATGGTTTGGTCACCGTGCCCGCGCTCAACGTCGGCAGCCTGAGGACGCAGCCGATCGCGCTCACCGTCGCGCCCGCCGCGACGACGGCGCCGACACGCACCGAAGACGTGTTCATCGAAAGCGAAGCGGACGATCCCGACCCCTACGTGCAGCAATCCGTCGGCTGGGTCGTGCGGCTGTATTCGGCGACGCCGCTGATCTCCGGGCAGCTCGACCAGGACGCGCCCGACGGCGCATCGCTCCAGCGCGTCGGCGACGATGCGCAGTACCAGCGCGACATCGGCGGTCGTCGTTACCACGTGGTCGAACGCCGCTTCCTGCTGGTGCCCGAACGCAGCGGCGTGCTGACCGTGCCACCGGCGCGCTTCGAAGGTCGCGGCGCGGGCGGCTTCTTCGACGACCTGCTGGGCGGCGGACGCGGAGGCGCGCTCGAAGCGCAGGGCACGCCGCGCAAGCTCGACGTGCAACCGGCGCCGGCGAACGCGCCGCAACCGTGGTTGCCGCTGCAGAACCTGACGCTGCGCTATCAGTCCACGCCGCAGGAACTGCGCGTCGGCAACGCGGCGACGGTGACGGTGGAAGCGCTGGCCGACGGCGCCACCGCCGCGCAGATGCCGGAACTCCAGCTGCCGCCGATCGACGGCGTGCAGGTGTTCGCCGAACCCGTGCAGGCCGACGAGCGTTTCGTCGACGGCCGACCGCGCGTGAAGCTCACGCGTCGCTTCTCGCTCGTACCGGCCCGCGAGGGCAAGGCGGACATGGCCGGGCTGCAACTGCGCTGGTGGGATGTGCGCGCGGGCCAGGCGGAGACGTCGAGCCTGCCGCCGCTGTCGTGGACGGTGTTGCCGGGCACGACGCCGGGCGCGCCGAATGCCCCCGCCGCACCCGCATCGGCGACGGGCACGGACATCGCGACCCCGACCGGCGACGCGCACACCGCGCCGCCCATGGCGCGTTTCACCGACCTTGGCGGTGCTAACAAGGCCTGGGTGCTCGCCGCCGTGCTGTTCGCGGCGCTCTGGCTGTTCACGCTGCTGTGGGGCCTGAACCGCGGCGAGGGCGCCAAGGCCGCGACGAAGTCGCAGGGCGATGCACCCTCTCCGCCGCAGGGCGGGGGGCATGTCGACCTGAAACGCCTGATCGACCGCGGCGACCTGGGCGACGTCGCCGACGCGCTCTGCGCGATGGCGCATCCGCCGGCGCGCGACCTCGACGAAGCCCGCGCCCGTCTCGCCGACGCCGACCAGCGCGACGCGGTCGACGAACTCCAGCGCGCCCGCTGGGGCGGCGGCAGCGCGGTCACGGCGCGCGAAGCCTTGCGCCGGGCGTTCGCGAAGGGCCCGACGTGGCGATCCGTACCCGCCCGGACGGTCTCGCCGCTGCCGCCGCTGTATCCCGGCGGCGGGCCGGCACCGGGAAGCTGA
- a CDS encoding vWA domain-containing protein → MLLALPLPFFARWLLPPARHASSAALRAPFGERLDRVAHAGGRTAFGARGGALVWLAWIALCIAAARPQQLGDAVQPPQVGRDLMLALDLSGSMREPDMDLGGRTVDRLTAAKAVLADFLDRRHGDRVGLIVFGRRAYALTPLTLDLASVRQQLEDSVIGLAGQETAIGDTIALATKRLRGQPAEQRVLVLLTDGVNTAGLLEPKKAAEIAKAEGVRIHTIAFGGEGTMSLFGLPVPMPGAGDEIDEATLREIARSTGGRFFRARDTSQLAGIYAEIDRLEPIERPGQAVRPRIERYPWPLGAAFACALLAFAWPRRRHA, encoded by the coding sequence ATGCTGCTCGCGCTTCCGCTGCCGTTCTTCGCGCGCTGGCTGTTGCCGCCAGCGCGACACGCGTCGTCCGCGGCCTTGCGTGCGCCGTTCGGCGAACGGCTCGACCGCGTCGCGCATGCCGGCGGCCGCACGGCGTTCGGCGCGCGCGGGGGCGCCCTCGTGTGGCTGGCGTGGATCGCGTTGTGCATCGCGGCGGCGCGTCCGCAGCAACTTGGCGACGCAGTGCAGCCGCCGCAGGTGGGGCGCGACCTGATGCTCGCGCTCGATCTGTCCGGCAGCATGCGCGAGCCCGACATGGACCTCGGCGGCCGCACCGTCGACCGCCTCACCGCCGCGAAAGCCGTGCTGGCCGACTTCCTCGACCGCCGCCACGGCGATCGCGTGGGCCTGATCGTCTTCGGCCGCCGCGCGTATGCGCTCACGCCGTTGACGCTCGACCTCGCGTCCGTGCGCCAGCAGCTGGAAGACAGCGTGATCGGCCTGGCCGGCCAGGAAACCGCGATCGGCGACACCATCGCGCTGGCGACCAAGCGCCTGCGCGGCCAGCCGGCGGAGCAACGCGTGCTCGTGCTGCTCACCGACGGCGTGAACACCGCGGGCCTGCTCGAACCGAAAAAGGCGGCCGAGATCGCGAAGGCCGAAGGCGTGCGCATCCACACCATCGCCTTCGGCGGCGAGGGCACGATGTCGCTGTTCGGCCTACCCGTGCCGATGCCGGGCGCCGGCGACGAGATCGACGAAGCGACCTTGCGCGAGATCGCGCGCAGCACGGGCGGCCGTTTCTTCCGTGCGCGCGATACCTCGCAGCTGGCCGGCATCTACGCCGAGATCGATCGTCTCGAACCGATCGAACGCCCCGGCCAGGCCGTGCGCCCGCGCATCGAGCGCTATCCGTGGCCGCTCGGCGCCGCCTTCGCGTGCGCGCTGCTCGCGTTCGCATGGCCGCGACGGAGGCACGCATGA
- the tkt gene encoding transketolase: MTTPSRRDLANAIRFLAIDAVQAANSGHPGMPMGMADIAEVLWNDYLRHNPANPDWFNRDHFVLSNGHGSMLQYALLHLAGYDLPIEELKNFRQLHSKTPGHPENFMTPGIETTTGPLGQGFANSVGMALAEKLLAQRFNKPGHTVVDSRTWVFMGDGCLMEGISHEAASLAGTWGLHKLVAFWDDNHISIDGNTDGWFTDDTPKRFEAYGWNVIRGVDGHDAEKIKAAIEQALTSTDKPTLICCRTTIGFGSPNKAGKESSHGAALGKDEVAATRAALNWNHGEFEIPQDIYDGWRKRDHAAEEKAWNKVFDEYAKQFPELAAELTRRSRGQLPDGFVKAADDYIAKLQADGPTIASRKASQMAIETFAPMLPELIGGSADLAHSNLTLWKGSKSVATDDPNANYVYYGVREFGMTAISNGLGLHECFIPFDATFLVFSDYARNAVRMSALMGAHAIHVYTHDSIGLGEDGPTHQPIEHIASLRYIPHNDVWRPCDAVESAACWKAAILRNDGPSCLIFSRQNLAHQQRSAQQVADIERGGYVLKDSVGAPELILIATGSEVGLAMDAAKQLGDKVRVVSMPSTTVFDRQDPAYRESVLPKACRKRVAIEAGVTDFWRKYVGLDGAVIGIDEFGASAPAEQLFPYFGFTVEKVVEAARSL, from the coding sequence ATGACGACGCCCAGCCGCCGCGACCTCGCCAACGCCATCCGATTCCTCGCCATCGACGCGGTGCAGGCCGCCAATTCCGGCCACCCGGGCATGCCGATGGGCATGGCGGACATCGCCGAAGTGCTGTGGAACGACTACCTGCGCCACAACCCGGCCAATCCGGACTGGTTCAACCGCGACCACTTCGTGCTCTCCAACGGCCACGGTTCGATGCTGCAGTACGCGCTGCTGCACCTGGCCGGTTACGACCTGCCGATCGAGGAGCTGAAGAACTTCCGCCAGCTGCATTCGAAGACCCCGGGCCATCCGGAAAACTTCATGACGCCCGGCATCGAGACCACGACCGGTCCGCTCGGCCAGGGCTTCGCCAACTCGGTCGGCATGGCGCTGGCCGAGAAGCTCCTCGCCCAGCGCTTCAACAAGCCGGGCCACACCGTCGTCGACAGCCGCACGTGGGTGTTCATGGGCGATGGCTGCCTGATGGAAGGCATCTCGCACGAAGCCGCCTCGCTCGCCGGCACCTGGGGCCTGCACAAGCTGGTGGCCTTCTGGGACGACAACCACATCTCCATCGACGGCAACACCGACGGCTGGTTCACCGACGACACGCCGAAGCGTTTCGAGGCCTACGGCTGGAACGTGATCCGCGGCGTCGACGGCCATGACGCCGAGAAGATCAAGGCCGCCATCGAGCAGGCGCTGACGTCCACCGACAAGCCGACGCTCATCTGCTGCCGCACGACGATCGGCTTCGGTTCGCCGAACAAGGCCGGCAAGGAGTCCTCGCACGGCGCCGCGCTGGGCAAGGACGAAGTGGCCGCCACGCGCGCCGCGCTCAACTGGAACCACGGCGAGTTCGAGATCCCGCAGGACATCTACGACGGCTGGCGCAAGCGCGACCACGCCGCCGAAGAAAAGGCCTGGAACAAGGTGTTCGACGAGTACGCGAAGCAGTTCCCCGAACTGGCCGCCGAACTGACGCGTCGCTCGCGCGGGCAGCTGCCCGACGGCTTCGTCAAGGCGGCCGACGACTACATCGCCAAGCTGCAGGCCGACGGCCCGACCATCGCCTCGCGCAAGGCGTCGCAGATGGCGATCGAAACCTTCGCGCCGATGCTGCCGGAACTGATCGGCGGCTCGGCCGACCTCGCGCATTCCAACCTCACCCTGTGGAAGGGCAGCAAGTCGGTCGCCACCGATGATCCGAACGCGAACTACGTCTATTACGGCGTGCGCGAGTTCGGCATGACCGCGATCAGCAACGGCCTGGGCCTGCACGAGTGCTTCATTCCCTTCGACGCGACCTTCCTGGTGTTCAGCGACTACGCGCGCAACGCCGTGCGCATGAGCGCGCTGATGGGCGCGCACGCGATCCACGTCTACACGCACGATTCCATCGGCCTGGGCGAGGACGGCCCGACGCACCAGCCGATCGAGCACATCGCATCCCTGCGCTATATCCCGCACAACGACGTGTGGCGCCCGTGCGACGCGGTGGAATCGGCGGCCTGCTGGAAGGCCGCGATCCTGCGCAACGACGGCCCGAGCTGCCTGATCTTCTCGCGCCAGAACCTCGCCCACCAGCAGCGCAGCGCGCAGCAGGTGGCGGACATCGAGCGCGGTGGCTACGTGCTGAAGGATTCGGTCGGCGCGCCGGAGCTCATCCTCATCGCGACCGGTTCGGAAGTCGGCCTGGCGATGGATGCGGCGAAGCAGCTGGGCGACAAGGTGCGCGTGGTGTCGATGCCGTCGACGACGGTGTTTGATCGCCAGGATCCGGCGTACCGCGAATCCGTCCTGCCGAAGGCATGCCGCAAGCGCGTGGCGATCGAAGCGGGCGTGACCGACTTCTGGCGCAAGTACGTGGGCCTGGACGGCGCGGTGATCGGCATCGACGAGTTCGGCGCCTCGGCCCCGGCGGAGCAGCTGTTCCCGTACTTCGGCTTCACCGTAGAGAAGGTGGTGGAGGCGGCGCGTTCGCTGTAA
- a CDS encoding dicarboxylate/amino acid:cation symporter, with product MTPEHERDTAPPENTRHDGKPGMPLHWKMAIGFAAGLVLGLIVHSTVGADAPWVQWVTRNVTTPAGTLFLRLIFMLVIPLLFSALVMGVAEMGDVRSLGRIGWRTLAYTIVVSGIAVILGLVLVNWLQPGAGVDPARAQALLNEGAERANAIVGSASGQPKGLDMLVSIVPDNVVKAAAENTILAVMFFALMLGIGLVLTRTRATETLQRGIEGLFDVSMTLIGLVIRLAPYAVFCFMFNLAALFGWELLRSLGAYVSVVVLALALHQFVVYSLVLKFAAGYSPMRFFRGVQEAMVMAFSTASSNATLPTSLRVADEKLGLPNRVSRFVLTVGATANQNGTALFEGVTVLFLAQFFGVELTLAQQFTVMFVCILGGIGTAGVPAGSLPVVALICGMVGVPPEGIGLILGVDRFLDMCRTTLNVTGDLMLATVVSKGEPDGPGAAP from the coding sequence ATGACGCCCGAACACGAACGCGACACCGCCCCTCCCGAGAACACGCGCCATGACGGCAAGCCCGGCATGCCGCTCCACTGGAAGATGGCGATCGGCTTCGCCGCCGGCCTGGTGCTCGGGCTGATCGTGCACTCGACCGTGGGCGCCGACGCGCCCTGGGTGCAGTGGGTTACCCGCAACGTCACCACGCCCGCCGGCACGCTGTTCCTGCGGCTGATCTTCATGCTCGTCATCCCGCTGCTGTTCTCGGCGCTGGTGATGGGCGTGGCGGAAATGGGCGACGTGCGATCGCTCGGCCGCATCGGCTGGCGCACGCTGGCCTACACGATCGTCGTGTCCGGCATCGCGGTGATCCTCGGCCTGGTGCTGGTCAACTGGCTGCAGCCGGGCGCGGGCGTCGATCCGGCGCGCGCGCAGGCGTTGCTCAACGAAGGCGCCGAGCGCGCGAACGCCATCGTCGGCAGCGCGAGCGGGCAACCCAAGGGCCTGGACATGCTGGTGTCCATCGTCCCCGACAACGTGGTGAAGGCCGCGGCCGAAAACACCATCCTCGCGGTGATGTTCTTCGCGTTGATGCTCGGCATCGGCCTGGTGCTCACGCGCACGAGGGCGACGGAGACGCTGCAGCGCGGCATCGAAGGCCTGTTCGACGTGTCGATGACGCTGATCGGCCTGGTGATCCGGCTCGCGCCGTACGCGGTGTTCTGCTTCATGTTCAACCTCGCCGCGCTGTTCGGCTGGGAGCTGCTGCGCAGCCTCGGCGCGTACGTGAGTGTGGTCGTGCTGGCGCTCGCGCTGCACCAGTTCGTCGTGTATTCGCTGGTGCTGAAGTTCGCCGCCGGTTACTCGCCCATGCGCTTTTTCCGCGGCGTGCAGGAAGCGATGGTGATGGCGTTCTCCACCGCGTCGTCGAATGCGACGCTGCCGACGTCGCTGCGCGTGGCCGACGAGAAACTCGGCCTGCCCAATCGCGTGTCGCGCTTCGTGCTGACCGTCGGCGCCACCGCCAACCAGAACGGCACGGCATTGTTCGAAGGCGTCACCGTGCTGTTCCTCGCGCAGTTCTTCGGCGTGGAACTCACGCTCGCGCAGCAGTTCACGGTGATGTTCGTATGCATCCTCGGCGGCATCGGCACCGCGGGCGTGCCGGCGGGTTCGCTGCCGGTGGTGGCGCTGATCTGCGGCATGGTCGGCGTACCGCCGGAGGGCATCGGCCTGATCCTTGGCGTCGACCGCTTCCTCGACATGTGCCGCACCACGCTCAACGTCACCGGCGACCTGATGCTGGCGACGGTGGTGTCGAAGGGGGAGCCGGATGGGCCGGGGGCAGCGCCCTGA